A single genomic interval of Orcinus orca chromosome 19, mOrcOrc1.1, whole genome shotgun sequence harbors:
- the SLFN12 gene encoding ribonuclease SLFN12, with product MTVRVVLDTNYAELVLDVGKVTFGEKNRKKMKDCQLRKKQNENVSQSVVALLNSGGGVCRAEIENENYSYEKDGIGLDLENSFSNIVSFVSKYLDFMQQGKCFLIFVKSWSSETSGLRIATLSSNLYKRDITSVKVMNATAALEFLKDRLETGEGFSLIPKSSPKRYRFDVQEESSMKALAADFFNRMQLRYREKLTFTESTHVEMKDYSTEKLLQRIKDILPQYVSAFSNTRGGYLFIGLSEKNQEVTGFKAEKSDLDKIEKEIEQCISKFPVYHFCIEKKKINYSCKFLEVYDEGSLCGYVCALKIELFCCAVFAKKPNSWHVKDNQVMQLTVEEWCQLMLDPEPSEEGGLEIRVYLAGMAKLFFSLGFGKAHYLLSVALPDFSRSFEEMNLQQSMLSPIPLDWSLYKYKNLESQEQRYHLTVPSEKVTYVPEILYEKLFSQPKGLAQLIHNEIGSIRQGTLIFSKSWSLDLGLQENQKVICDALLIAQDRPPVLYTFLRELNKELKGYSIQTALTLKKKLVKIGGYSGKVCVMTKIYWSEESSTLTEGNISLLHDSSLSAIYPKSYTLITTQTMSDLKKALFMVLKRLGTLNDQFDSEISQHLSDNQYGLLSEE from the exons ATGACCGTCCGTGTTGTTTTGGACACTAACTATGCTGAGCTGGTTCTAGATGTGGGAAAAGTCACTTTCGGggagaagaatagaaaaaaaatgaaagattgtCAATTGAGAAAAAAGCAGAATGAAAACGTCTCACAATCTGTGGTTGCTTTGCTGAATTCTGGAGGGGGCGTGTGCAGGGCTGAAATTGAGAATGAAAACTATAGTTATGAAAAAGATGGAATAGGATtagatttggaaaattctttttcCAATATTGTTTCGTTTGTTTCTAAATACTTAGACTTTATGCAGCAAGGtaaatgttttctgatttttgtcaAATCGTGGAGCTCAGAAACCTCTGGGTTGAGGATTGCCACCTTGAGCTCCAATTTGTACAAAAGAGATATAACCTCTGTAAAAGTCATGAATGCTACCGCTGCACTGGAATTCCTCAAAGACAGGCTAGAAACTGGAGAGGGATTTTCTTTAATACCTAAATCATCTCCAAAGAGGTACCGTTTTGATGTACAAGAAGAAAGTAGCATGAAGGCCTTGGCTGCTGACTTTTTTAATAGGATGCAACTCAGGTACAGAGAAAAACTCACCTTTACTGAATCCACACATGTTGAAATGAAAGACTACTCAACAGAAAAGTTGTTACAACGCATTAAAGATATTCTCCCTCAATATGTTTCTGCATTTTCAAATACTCGTGggggatatttatttattggtttaagtgaaaaaaatcaagaagtaaCTGGCTTTAAAGCAGAGAAGAGTGACCTTGAcaagatagaaaaagaaatagaacaatgCATTAGCAAGTTTCCTGTCTATCACTTCTGTATAGAGAAGAAGAAGATAAATTATTCATGCAAATTCCTTGAAGTATATGATGAAGGAAGTCTTTGTGGATATGTCTGTGCGCTCAAAATAGAGCTATTCTGTTGTGCAGTATTTGCCAAAAAGCCAAATTCCTGGCATGTGAAAGATAATCAAGTGATGCAGCTGACCGTGGAGGAATGGTGCCAATTAATGCTGGATCCTGAACCAAGTGAGGAAGGGGGATTAGAAATAAGGGTATATTTGGCTGGGAtggcaaagctttttttttctcttggatttgGA AAAGCACATTACCTCCTCTCTGTAGCACTGCCTG atttttccagGTCATTTGAAGAGATGAACCTTCAACAAAGTATGTTATCACCTATACCCCTTGATTGGTCTCTGTATAAATATAAGAATTTGGAAAGTCAGGAGCAGAGATATCACCTTACAG TGCCATCAGAAAAGGTGACATATGTTCCAGAAATCCTCTATGAGAAACTGTTCTCACAACCCAAAGGACTTGCACAGTTAATACATAATGAAATAGGCTCCATTCGTCAAGGTACATTGATCTTTTCTAAGAGCTGGTCTTTGGATCTGGGCTTGCAAGAGAACCAGAAAGTCATCTGTGATGCACTTCTAATTGCCCAGGACCGTCCACCAGTCTTATACACCTTCCTCAGGGAACTGAATAAGGAATTAAAAGGTTATTCTATACAAACTGCCTTAACTTTAAAGAAGAAACTGGTAAAAATTGGTGGTTACAGTGGGAAAGTGTGTGTCATGACAAAGATCTATTGGAGTGAAGAATCTTCTACATTGACTGAAGGCAATATAAGTCTTCTTCATGACTCAAGCTTATCTGCAATTTACCCTAAGTCCTACACTCTTATAACCACTCAAACAATGAGTGACTTGAAGAAGGCCCTTTTTATGGTCTTGAAGAGGCTCGGAACTTTGAATGACCAATTTGACTCTGAGATTTCTCAACACCTCTCAGATAATCAGTATGGATTACTTTCAGAGGAATGA